The proteins below come from a single Camelus bactrianus isolate YW-2024 breed Bactrian camel chromosome 2, ASM4877302v1, whole genome shotgun sequence genomic window:
- the TIGD4 gene encoding tigger transposable element-derived protein 4 yields MAEASVDATTLPVTGKKKKSLSIEEKIDIINAVESGKKKAEIAAEYGIKKNSLSSIMKNKDKVLEAFESLRFDPKRKRLRTAFYTDLEEALMRWYRIAQCLNVPVNGPMLRLKANDFAQKLGHNDFKCSNGWLDRFKSRYGLVFRAQPAEATGVSVDPSTVWHQNILPYYLNDYHPKNVFNVKETALLYRMLPTKTFAFKGETCSIGKLCKDRITLVVGTNMDGSEKLPLLVIGKNKNPHCFKGIKSLPVYYEANKMAWMTSDVFEQWMRKLDEKFQAEQRRVVIFVESFPAHPEVKNLKSIELAFFPSCLSSKFIAMKQGVIKSLKIKYRHCLIKKFLSSVEGSKEFTFSLLDAVDTLHLCWRAVTPQTIVKSYEEAGFKSQQEESDKTDAETDTGLDLVAPAQAAGVEFPEGLSIEEYAALDDDLETCEAAPSGDAEWTKESKPDETGFYTSDEEDEGGSLGTELPLPSKNEAITALDTLKSFLRSQDMNDGLHNSLADIEIFVNSLSSK; encoded by the coding sequence ATGGCTGAAGCATCTGTGGATGCCACAACTCTACCTGTAAccgggaagaaaaagaaaagtctatCCATTGAAGAAAAGATCGATATCATAAATGCAGTAGAAAGCGGCAAGAAAAAAGCAGAGATTGCAGCTGAAtatggaataaagaaaaattcaTTGTCTTCTAttatgaagaataaagacaaagttCTAGAAGCCTTTGAATCTCTGAGGTTTGatccaaagagaaaaagactgagaactgcTTTTTACACAGATCTGGAAGAGGCATTAATGAGGTGGTATCGAATTGCTCAGTGTCTGAATGTACCAGTTAATGGTCCAATGTTGCGTCTAAAGGCTAATGATTTTGCCCAGAAACTGGGACATAATGATTTCAAGTGCAGTAACGGTTGGTTGGATCGCTTTAAATCCAGGTACGGTTTAGTGTTCAGAGCTCAACCTGCCGAAGCTACTGGTGTATCAGTAGACCCTTCAACTGTCTGGCACCAAAACATACTTCCTTATTATTTAAATGATTATCatcctaaaaatgtttttaatgtaaaagagaCTGCGCTGCTTTATCGAATGTTACCTACAAAAACATTTGCATTTAAAGGGGAAACTTGCTCTATTGGAAAGTTATGCAAAGACAGAATAACTCTGGTGGTTGGGACAAACATGGACGGCTCAGAGAAACTTCCTTTGCTTGtcattggaaaaaacaaaaatccacatTGTTTCAAAGGCATAAAGTCCTTGCCTGTGTATTATGAAGCTAACAAAATGGCATGGATGACCTCAGATGTATTTGAACAATGGATGCGGAAGCTTGATGAGAAATTTCAAGCTGAGCAAAGAAGAGTGGtgatttttgtcgaatcttttccaGCACACCCAGAGGTAAAAAACCTAAAGTCCATCGAGTTAGCGTTTTTTCCATCATGTTTATCTTCCAAATTTATAGCTATGAAACAAGGTGTCATTAAAAGCCTTAAAATCAAGTACCGACACTGTCTTATTAAGAAATTTTTAAGCTCTGTTGAAGGCAGCAAAGAATTTACCTTCTCCCTGCTAGATGCAGTTGACACATTGCATCTCTGCTGGAGGGCTGTAACCCCACAGACTATTGTGAAGAGCTATGAAGAGGCAGGGTTCAAATCGCAACAGGAAGAAAGCGACAAGACAGATGCAGAGACGGACACTGGTCTTGATTTGGTTGCCCCCGCCCAGGCGGCAGGAGTGGAATTTCCTGAAGGCTTATCGATCGAAGAGTATGCTGCCCTGGATGATGATTTAGAGACATGTGAAGCAGCACCCAGTGGTGATGCTGAATGGACCAAAGAAAGTAAACCAGATGAAACTGGATTTTATACTTCTGACGAAGAGGATGAAGGTGGATCTCTGGGAACCGAACTCCCTTTACCGTCCAAAAATGAGGCAATAACTGCTTTAGATACTCTGAAAAGTTTTCTTAGAAGTCAAGATATGAATGATGGGCTTCATAATTCTTTAGCAGACATTGAAATTTTTGTTAACTCTTTATCATCTAAGTAA